The bacterium sequence GGTTGAGCCGGGTCGTCCAGGACGTGCTGCCGTACATGCTGGTCAACGGCAACCCGATCCGCACCGTCGCGGTCAACCGCGTCGGTCTCCAGCGGGCCAACGTGCCGCGGGACGTTCAGGAGAAACTGCGGCGTGCGCACCGGCTCCTCGTGCGGTCCGGCCTCGATGTCTCCCACGCGGTTGAGCGGATCGAGACCGAGATCGAACCGTGCGCTGAGATCACGCACCTGCTCGAGTTCATTCGCGCGGGCCGCAAGCGGGGAGTGGGGTTTCCGCGATGAGCGTCGGTCGCGCTCCGGACGCCGGCGGGGCCGACGTGCCGCCGGTCGGGCTGATCGCCGCCGCGGGGGCGCTCCCGGTGGAGATCGCCAGGGGTGCGAAGCGGCTCGGCCGCGAGGTGATCTGCGTCAACGTGCTCGACGGCGATCCGGCTCTTGAGGGGCTTGCGGAGGCGTACTATGCGATTTCGTTGGGCGAGCTCGGCGGCCTCATCGGCGCCCTGCGCCGCCACGGCGTGCGCGAGGTGTTGCTCGCCGGCAAAGTGGACAAGCTGGCGGCGATGCGCAGCGTGCGTCTGGATGCACAGGGGGCCCAGGTCGCCCTCCGGTTTGCGGATCTCCGCGACGCCAGCATCCTGAGCGTGTTCGTCGGGGTGCTCGAGGAAGCCGGCTTCGAGGTGGCGAGCCAGACGCGGTACGTCGGCCACCTCATCCCCGAGGCCGGCGTGCTCGGCCGCCGCGCGCCGACTTCCGAGGAGGCGCGGGACATCGCGCTCGGAGTGCGCGTGGCCC is a genomic window containing:
- the lpxI gene encoding UDP-2,3-diacylglucosamine diphosphatase LpxI (LpxI, functionally equivalent to LpxH, replaces it in LPS biosynthesis in a minority of bacteria.); translated protein: MSVGRAPDAGGADVPPVGLIAAAGALPVEIARGAKRLGREVICVNVLDGDPALEGLAEAYYAISLGELGGLIGALRRHGVREVLLAGKVDKLAAMRSVRLDAQGAQVALRFADLRDASILSVFVGVLEEAGFEVASQTRYVGHLIPEAGVLGRRAPTSEEARDIALGVRVARGVAGLDVGQAVAVRRGVVVAVEAAEGTDAMIQRAGALARGVSIVKVSRPNQDPRYDLPVVGPQTIAALAGAAGAALAVEAARTILLDRERLVAAADAAGIAVASVDVAPGMG